Proteins co-encoded in one Paraburkholderia edwinii genomic window:
- the dsbD gene encoding protein-disulfide reductase DsbD: MFNGLNSSPLGVMRVAKLLFACLLITLLSVGAARAADDFLDPAVAFKFSATEQPGEVDVHYKIADGYYMYRERFSFAVRNGASTIDLPQLPAGHVKFDETFQKNVETYRGELTIRIPIKQSNGPFDLAVTSQGCADAGICYPPMERVYHVSGTALQPASTGTTSNATQQATSKTDASASTSWYERATSADYAQSLLQGGGFFAIVGLYFVAGMVLSLLPCSYPMIPILSAIIIGEGARVTRARGFGLSLSYVIGMALVYTALGIAAALVGQSLGAWLQNPWVLGAFAILLTAFSLTLIAGVDIVLPQRWQSGVSKASEGRSGGKFAAVAAMGALSALVVGACMTAPLFAVLAFIAHTGNAALGGAALFAMGIGLGVPLLIIGLGAGTILPRAGAWMDSVKVFFGVILLAAALWIVWPVLGGTAQMLLSVLWLLVAAAALGLFSPQPQQQTGNSKALWRGLGRGIGAACAIWAAVLLVGVAAGSTDPLRPLAVLADRAPGGAGAQGAGAVANAQSDLAFAPVSSSGQLDEVVKTAAQPAMLDFYADWCVSCKEMEKFTFSDPRVNARLKQLKLLRADVTANNTDDQALLKRFNLFGPPGIIFFNQDGKEVLRVVGYESADTFLRSLDRIAAAKQPPQS, translated from the coding sequence ATGTTTAACGGTCTGAATTCGTCCCCGCTCGGTGTCATGCGCGTTGCCAAGCTGCTTTTCGCGTGTCTGCTGATCACGTTGCTCTCCGTTGGCGCGGCGCGTGCCGCCGACGATTTCCTCGACCCTGCCGTCGCGTTCAAATTCAGCGCGACCGAACAGCCCGGTGAGGTCGACGTCCATTACAAGATCGCGGACGGTTACTACATGTACCGCGAGCGCTTTTCGTTTGCGGTGCGCAACGGCGCCTCGACGATCGATCTTCCGCAGTTGCCGGCCGGGCACGTCAAGTTCGACGAGACTTTCCAGAAGAACGTCGAGACCTATCGCGGCGAGCTGACAATCCGTATCCCGATCAAGCAGTCGAACGGTCCATTCGATCTCGCGGTGACGTCGCAGGGTTGCGCCGACGCCGGCATCTGCTATCCGCCGATGGAGCGCGTGTACCACGTGAGTGGCACGGCGCTGCAACCCGCAAGCACAGGCACGACCTCGAACGCCACGCAGCAGGCCACATCGAAAACCGACGCATCCGCGTCGACCAGCTGGTACGAACGCGCGACCAGCGCGGACTACGCACAGTCGTTGCTGCAAGGCGGCGGTTTTTTCGCGATTGTCGGCTTGTACTTCGTCGCCGGCATGGTGCTGAGCCTGCTTCCCTGTTCGTACCCGATGATCCCGATTCTCTCCGCGATCATCATCGGTGAGGGTGCGCGCGTGACGCGCGCACGTGGCTTCGGACTATCGCTGTCGTACGTGATTGGCATGGCGCTCGTCTACACGGCGCTTGGCATCGCGGCGGCGCTTGTCGGGCAGAGCCTCGGCGCCTGGCTGCAAAACCCGTGGGTACTCGGTGCGTTCGCCATTCTCCTGACCGCGTTCTCGCTGACCTTGATCGCCGGCGTCGATATCGTGCTGCCGCAGCGTTGGCAAAGCGGCGTGTCGAAGGCGTCGGAGGGCCGTTCGGGCGGTAAATTTGCGGCGGTCGCTGCAATGGGCGCGCTGTCGGCGCTCGTCGTCGGCGCGTGCATGACAGCGCCGCTTTTTGCTGTGCTCGCGTTTATTGCGCACACGGGCAATGCGGCGCTTGGCGGCGCTGCGCTGTTCGCGATGGGAATTGGGCTCGGCGTGCCGCTGCTTATCATCGGCCTCGGCGCGGGTACGATCTTGCCGCGTGCGGGCGCGTGGATGGACAGCGTAAAGGTGTTCTTCGGCGTCATCCTGTTGGCGGCAGCGTTGTGGATCGTCTGGCCGGTGCTCGGCGGCACTGCGCAGATGCTGCTGAGCGTGTTGTGGCTGCTGGTTGCGGCCGCCGCATTGGGGCTTTTCTCGCCGCAGCCGCAGCAGCAGACCGGCAACAGCAAAGCGCTCTGGCGCGGACTCGGGCGCGGTATCGGCGCGGCGTGCGCAATCTGGGCGGCGGTGCTACTGGTCGGTGTCGCGGCCGGTTCGACCGATCCGTTGCGGCCGCTCGCGGTACTGGCCGATCGTGCGCCGGGAGGCGCGGGTGCGCAAGGCGCGGGCGCCGTCGCCAATGCCCAAAGCGATCTCGCGTTTGCGCCTGTCAGCTCGTCGGGCCAGCTCGATGAAGTGGTGAAAACGGCTGCGCAACCCGCGATGCTCGACTTCTACGCGGACTGGTGTGTCAGTTGCAAGGAAATGGAGAAGTTCACCTTCAGCGATCCGCGCGTCAATGCACGACTGAAGCAACTGAAGCTGCTGCGCGCGGATGTCACTGCGAACAACACCGACGATCAGGCGTTGCTGAAGCGTTTCAATCTCTTCGGACCGCCTGGAATCATCTTTTTCAATCAGGACGGGAAGGAAGTATTGCGCGTGGTCGGTTACGAATCGGCTGATACGTTCCTGCGGAGCCTGGACCGGATCGCAGCGGCAAAACAACCACCGCAGTCCTGA
- the cutA gene encoding divalent-cation tolerance protein CutA, protein MNVILMMTTVPDTTIAEKLSTEILAARLAACATQLGAVRSSFHWQGKIESADEVQVLFKTSVARAQELEQFILSHHPYDTPEILSWQAIASAAYGQWVNAETQRPIHV, encoded by the coding sequence ACCACGGTACCCGACACGACGATCGCCGAAAAGCTGTCGACCGAGATTCTCGCCGCGCGGCTCGCCGCTTGTGCAACGCAGCTAGGCGCTGTGCGCTCGAGCTTTCACTGGCAGGGCAAGATCGAATCGGCCGATGAAGTCCAGGTGCTGTTCAAGACGAGCGTCGCCCGGGCTCAGGAGCTCGAGCAGTTCATCCTGTCGCATCATCCTTACGACACCCCGGAAATCCTCTCGTGGCAAGCGATCGCGTCAGCCGCGTACGGGCAGTGGGTCAATGCAGAAACTCAACGTCCCATCCATGTTTAA
- the hemB gene encoding porphobilinogen synthase, which yields MSFYPHHRPRRMRRDEFSRRMMRENVLTTNDLIYPVFVVEGTNVRQAVPSMPGVERVSVDLLMGVAEQCVELGVPVLSLFPVIEPSLKTPDGHEATNPAGLVPRAVRELKKRFPELGVLTDVALDPYTSHGQDGVLDESGYVINDATVEILIEQAKAQAEAGVDIVAPSDMMDGRIGAIREMLESEEHIHTRIMAYSAKFASAFYGPFRDAVGSAANLGKSNKMTYQLDPSNSDEAMREIRADIDEGADMVMVKPGMPYLDIVRRVRDEFHFPTYVYQVSGEYAMLKAAAQNGWLDHDKVMMESLLAFKRAGANGVLTYFALDAARLLRSQK from the coding sequence ATGAGTTTTTACCCGCATCATCGTCCGCGCCGCATGCGCCGTGACGAGTTCTCGCGCCGCATGATGCGCGAAAACGTTCTCACCACTAATGACCTGATTTATCCCGTGTTCGTCGTCGAGGGCACGAATGTGCGGCAAGCGGTGCCGTCGATGCCCGGCGTCGAGCGCGTATCCGTCGATCTGCTGATGGGCGTGGCCGAACAGTGTGTCGAGCTCGGTGTGCCGGTGCTGTCGCTGTTCCCGGTCATCGAACCGTCGCTGAAGACGCCGGATGGCCACGAGGCCACCAATCCGGCCGGTCTGGTTCCGCGTGCGGTGCGCGAGCTGAAGAAGCGCTTCCCCGAGCTCGGCGTGCTGACGGACGTTGCACTCGATCCTTATACGAGCCACGGCCAGGACGGCGTGCTCGACGAATCGGGTTATGTGATCAACGACGCGACGGTCGAAATTCTTATCGAACAGGCGAAGGCGCAGGCCGAAGCCGGCGTCGACATCGTCGCGCCGTCGGACATGATGGACGGCCGCATCGGCGCGATCCGCGAAATGCTCGAAAGCGAGGAGCATATTCATACGCGGATCATGGCGTACTCGGCGAAATTCGCGTCGGCGTTTTATGGACCGTTTCGCGATGCAGTCGGCTCCGCGGCGAATCTCGGCAAGAGCAACAAGATGACGTATCAGCTCGATCCGTCGAACTCCGACGAAGCGATGCGCGAGATCCGCGCCGACATCGACGAAGGCGCCGACATGGTGATGGTCAAGCCTGGCATGCCTTACCTCGATATCGTGCGCCGCGTACGCGACGAGTTTCACTTCCCGACCTACGTGTATCAGGTGAGCGGCGAGTACGCGATGTTGAAAGCAGCCGCGCAGAACGGCTGGCTCGATCACGACAAGGTGATGATGGAATCGCTGCTCGCGTTCAAGCGTGCGGGTGCGAACGGTGTGCTGACATACTTTGCGCTTGATGCTGCGCGGCTGCTTCGTTCACAGAAATAA